GCTATGGATACCTTGTGGGCTTTGGCTATTGGTGTCGGGATAGCTTATTTCTTTGATTTTTTGCTAAAAAATCTGCGTAGTTATTTTGTTGATGTTGCCGGACGAAATGCTGACGTCTTGATTGGTAGTCGTCTTATGCAGCATCTCATGTCCGCAAGATTGGACCATATGCCGGAATCAGCCGGAGCTGTTGCAAATAATATACGTGAATTCGAGTCTTTAAGGGAATTTTTCAGTTCCAGTACGTTAGTGGCCTTTATTGATATGCCGTTCCTTCTTTTATTTATCTGGGTAATTTATTTGATCGGCGGGCCGCTGGTTTTCCCTGTAATTGCGGCAGTTCCGATTGTGATTCTTGTGGGGATTCTTATTCAGATTCCTTTTCAGCATATTATTGAGAATCACTATAAAGAATCCACTCAGAAAAATGCGCTTCTGTTTGAAATAGTTCACGGTCTTGAAACTATTAAAACCAGTCTGGCTGAAGGCCGTATGCAATCCCGCTGGGAAAACGTTGTGGGTATGAGTGCCCATTCCAGTAGCAGTGCAAAGGTTATGGCTAATATTTCTATTACGTTTTCTGTGTTTATTACTCAAATGGTCAGTGTCGCGATTATTATCCTTGGCGTTGTTTTAATTTCTAAAGGTGAATTAACAGTGGGTGGATTAATAGCGTGTAATATACTGTCCGGCAGAGCCATGGCTCCTTTGAGTGCTGTTGCAGGATTGCTTTCCAGATATCAGCAATCCCGTATGGCTTTGGGAGCACTGGACATGTTAATGAAACTGCCTAGCGAGAGGCCAGATGATAAAGAGACTTTTCATTATGCCGGAGGTGATCCTTCGATCACATTTAAGGATGTTTCATTCAGCTATCCGGGTACGGACAAAGCTGTTCTTAATAATGTTAATCTTCATATTAAACCCGGTGAAAAAGTCGGAATAATCGGCTGTATCGGTGCCGGTAAGACTACTTTAGGTAAACTCTGCCTAGGGCTTTATCAGCCTGTTGAAGGCAGTGTGAAGCTCGGGGATATTGATTTAAGGCAAATGGATGTTGCGGATTTGCGAAGGAGGGTAGGGTATGTTGCTCAAGACAGCCTGCTTTTTTACGGAACTTTGAAGGACAACATCGCTTTTGGCTTACCGGAAGCAGATGATCAATCTATTAGATATGCCGCTGATATTGCGGGTGTTACTGCTTTTGTAAAAGATCATCCTGCTGGTTTCGGTATGAAAGTCGGTGAACGAGGTTCGTCACTTTCGGGCGGACAGCGTCAAGCTGTTTCCATAGCGCGTACTATACTTCTTGATCCCGAAGTTTTAATTATGGATGAGCCTTCCAGTAACATGGATAATCAATCTGAAATTAGGCTTAAGGAGAAATTGCGTCCTTATGTTAAGGACAAGACCCTCATCGTTATTGCTCACCGGCATACTATGCTCGACCTCGTGGATAGACTGGTGATTATGGATAAAGGAAAAATTGCTGTTGACGGACCTAAGAAGGCTGTGCTGGATGGTTTAAGATCTGGAAAAATAAAGGTATCTATATGAGGCTGTTTTATGTTCGGTAAAAACAAATTAGACAGTGAAGAACTACTCTTTGTGTCGGAAGTGGATCAGGCTTTGTACGGCAAAGGGCGAAAGTTCACTTATATAATGTATTTGACCATAATGGTGTTTATTGTTGTTTTCGGTGTATGGGCTGAATATGCTGTTTTAGATGAAGTTACCCGCGGATTTGGACGCGTTATTCCCTCCCAGAGAATTCAGGAAATTCAGAATCTTGAAGGTGGAATACTTAGTGATATCTTTGTTTATGAAGGTCAGGAAGTAGAGAAAGGAGAGGTGCTTTGTCGTTTGCAGAATGAGCAGGCTGCTAGTTCTTATCGGGATGCTTACGCTCATTCCATAGAGCATCATGCTGCCATCGCGAGACTTAAAGCTCAGGTTGAGGGAACGAAACCTGTTTTCGATAAGGAAGTCATCGATTTCGCACCACAGCTGGTGGAAGAACAATTAATGACTTATCACGCTCAAATGCGAAAAAATAAGATAGAAATTGAACTCTTAGAAGATCAATACGACCAAAAGGTTCAAGAAGTAGCCGAAATGAGAAATCGTAAAAGACTTCTTATGAAGAACCTTCAGGTTGCACTGGAGCAACGGAATATCGCAAAGCCTTTAATGGAAAAGCAGATTCATTCCAAAATGGATTATCTTGCGTTGGAGCAGAAGGTTCTTGAATTACAAGGTGATGTGGGAGCTCTGACTATGGGACTTCCCAGAGCGATGAAGGCTGTAGAAGAGTTTCGCGGAAGGGTAGATAAATTTAAGGCTGATCTTAATTATGAAATGTTGCAGGAAATTAACAAGCGCCGTCTTGAACTTACTTCTCTTACGGAAACACTTTCCACCGGTAGTGACCGAGTTACACGAACTGATGTCCGTTCACCTGTCAAAGGAATCATTAAACGCATAATGGTGAATACTTTGGGAGGGGTCATACGCTCAGGTGAATCCATAATGGAAGTAGTGCCACTTGATGACACCTTGTTAGTGGAGGCAGAGGTCCGTCCTGCGGATATAGCTTTTTTGCATCCTGATCAGAGGGCGATGGTTAAAATTACAGCGTATGATTTTTCTATTTATGGCGGACTGGAGGGCATTGTGGAGCGTATCAGTGCTGATACAATCCAGAATGAAAAGGGTGAAGAATTTTATCTGGTTAAGGTTAGAACAAAGAAAAATGCGATGCTCTATCGCGGAGAAAAACTTCCTATTATTCCGGGTATGACCGCGCAGGTGGATGTTTTGACAGGCAAGAAATCTGTTCTGGATTATTTGTTAAAGCCTATCTTAAAAGCTAAGCAGAATGCGCTGCGAGAGCGTTAATATTTTATGTTGTTCTTTCAAAGCATACGCGCTGTAAGAGCAACTGTTCTGTGTGTTCTGTTTGTGGCCTTTTTTGTAATCGGGACGGAAGAAAGTGGTTTCGCAGGCTCAAAAAAAGTTGTTAAACAAAAAATATTCGAAACTGTCGAGTTCAAAGGTAAGATATCGAAACTGCCTAAATGGACTAGAGTTTTAGCCGGTATGAAACAATGGAAAGGATATTTCAGCTCTAAATCTAAAGCGTCTCAAGCATCCAAGGCGGGTTGGAAACTTCTAAAGAAGCAGATTGCTTCCAAGCCGGAGATGGATCGGTTGAGGGCTGTGAATAAATATTTTAATCAGTGGCCCTACCGTTTGGATAAGCAAAATTACGGTATGACGGAT
This genomic stretch from Maridesulfovibrio ferrireducens harbors:
- a CDS encoding type I secretion system permease/ATPase yields the protein MPDKKQPFAAAPEIQAQDQESEPLLDENTLKPDERLSPKDIDFQPPLVICLSIISRLMGKPVSSATLKAGIPQQGGVITAASIVRAAEHIGIKAKTVHRPKLRSISKLVLPSILLMRGGNACVLIDTTEDTARVMIPGNGMDESEIPLTELEDEYTGYAIFTHRASKLDKRASEFKLVKAKRWFWGTIFSFWPIYKHVIGASVMTNLITICAPLFAMNVYDRVIPNNAMDTLWALAIGVGIAYFFDFLLKNLRSYFVDVAGRNADVLIGSRLMQHLMSARLDHMPESAGAVANNIREFESLREFFSSSTLVAFIDMPFLLLFIWVIYLIGGPLVFPVIAAVPIVILVGILIQIPFQHIIENHYKESTQKNALLFEIVHGLETIKTSLAEGRMQSRWENVVGMSAHSSSSAKVMANISITFSVFITQMVSVAIIILGVVLISKGELTVGGLIACNILSGRAMAPLSAVAGLLSRYQQSRMALGALDMLMKLPSERPDDKETFHYAGGDPSITFKDVSFSYPGTDKAVLNNVNLHIKPGEKVGIIGCIGAGKTTLGKLCLGLYQPVEGSVKLGDIDLRQMDVADLRRRVGYVAQDSLLFYGTLKDNIAFGLPEADDQSIRYAADIAGVTAFVKDHPAGFGMKVGERGSSLSGGQRQAVSIARTILLDPEVLIMDEPSSNMDNQSEIRLKEKLRPYVKDKTLIVIAHRHTMLDLVDRLVIMDKGKIAVDGPKKAVLDGLRSGKIKVSI
- a CDS encoding HlyD family type I secretion periplasmic adaptor subunit, which gives rise to MFGKNKLDSEELLFVSEVDQALYGKGRKFTYIMYLTIMVFIVVFGVWAEYAVLDEVTRGFGRVIPSQRIQEIQNLEGGILSDIFVYEGQEVEKGEVLCRLQNEQAASSYRDAYAHSIEHHAAIARLKAQVEGTKPVFDKEVIDFAPQLVEEQLMTYHAQMRKNKIEIELLEDQYDQKVQEVAEMRNRKRLLMKNLQVALEQRNIAKPLMEKQIHSKMDYLALEQKVLELQGDVGALTMGLPRAMKAVEEFRGRVDKFKADLNYEMLQEINKRRLELTSLTETLSTGSDRVTRTDVRSPVKGIIKRIMVNTLGGVIRSGESIMEVVPLDDTLLVEAEVRPADIAFLHPDQRAMVKITAYDFSIYGGLEGIVERISADTIQNEKGEEFYLVKVRTKKNAMLYRGEKLPIIPGMTAQVDVLTGKKSVLDYLLKPILKAKQNALRER
- a CDS encoding transglutaminase-like cysteine peptidase, producing MLFFQSIRAVRATVLCVLFVAFFVIGTEESGFAGSKKVVKQKIFETVEFKGKISKLPKWTRVLAGMKQWKGYFSSKSKASQASKAGWKLLKKQIASKPEMDRLRAVNKYFNQWPYRLDKQNYGMTDYWATPIEFLSKSGDCEDYAIAKYYALKELGFSKDKMRIVAVRDNIRGIGHAVLVVYLSDDVYVLDNQTVLVLSHTKYKHYVPQYSVNENFRWFHVAPAKKTTYKKPINKK